From the Actinomyces sp. zg-332 genome, the window TGTTTTAGCTATTATTGGACGTCCTAACGTTGGAAAATCAACGTTAGTTAACCGTATTTTGGGTAGAAGAGAAGCTGTTGTACAAGATAAGCCGGGAGTTACCCGTGACCGTGTTAGCTATCCAGCCCAGTGGGGTAGACGTGAGTTTACACTTGTAGATACTGGTGGCTGGGAAGTAGACGTGGCTGGTATAGATAAAGCTGTGGCTTCGCAGGCTGAATTAGCTGTTCAGATGGCTGATGCTGTTGTTTTTGTAGTAGATGCAACGGTTGGGGCTACAGCCTCAGATGAACGGATAGTTCAAATGTTACGACGCAGTAAAAAACCAGTCATTTTGGCTGCTAATAAAGTAGATTCACAAATGCAAGAAGCTGACGTTGCCATGCTATGGAGTTTGGGACTCGGTGAACCACATCCTATTTCAGCTTTACACGGTCGTGGTTCTGGTGACTTACTTGACGCTGCTATGGAGATACTGCCAGAAGTATCCTCTGTGGCTGTGCCACTGCCTAAAGATGGACCTCGTCGAATTGCTTTGATTGGACGTCCTAACGTTGGAAAATCTTCTTTACTAAATACATTAGCAGGACAAGAACGTGTTGTTGTACATGATATGGATGGTACAACACGTGACCCTGTTGATGAAATGATTACTTTGGACGATAGAAATTGGTGGTTTGTTGACACTGCTGGTATTCGTCGTAGAGTGCATAAAACTTATGGAGCTGATTACTACGCATCTATTCGTACTGCTCAAGCCCTTGAAAAAGCTGAACTTGCTTTAGTTCTTTTTGATGCTTCATCACCTTTGGCTGAGCAAGATGTGCGTGTTGTTCAACAAGCTGTTGACGCTGGTAGAGCGCTAGTTATTATTAATAATAAATGGGATTTGGTGGACGAGGAACGTCAGAAGTTCTTGAAATATGAGCAAGAAAAAGATTTAGTTCAGATTTCTTGGGCTCCTCGAGTAAATATTTCAGCTAAAACAGGGTGGCATACTAACCGTTTGGTACGTGCCATAGATCAGGCTTTAGATGGCTGGGAAACTCGTATTTCAACCAGTAAGCTGAACTCTTTCCTAGGTGAACTCGTAGCTGAACATCCTCACCCAGTTAGAGGTGGAAAACAGCCACGTATCCTATTTGCAACCCAAGCTAGTGCCAAGCCTCCACGTTTTGTAATTTTTACTACGGGATTTTTAGATCCAGGATATAGGCGTTTTATTGAACGTCGTTTGCGTGAAACTTTTGGTTTCGTTGGTACGCCGATTCAAATCAGTGTTCGTGTGCGTGAAAAACGTAAACGTAAATAATTTATATATTAGGGTGTCGATAAAGTGTATTGTTTGTCGGCACCTATTTATTTAACTAATTATGATGAAAATATTTTAGAAAATATTCACGTAATTTCCCTAAAAAATTTAGTTACTTTGTTTTTAAAAACTTGTTATACTTAATGAACACTTACTAAGCTAAGGTAAACCATAGTTATATGTTGATAGAAAAAGAGATATATGCTACCACAAATTTTTTCCAAAAAAACTAAAAAAGAAAAGTTGTCGGAAGAAGATAAAATAAGGATTGCTGTTTCTAGTTCTAAAGGTAAAATTCATATCGTACAAAATTACATTCTTTCATCTTTAGGAACAATATGTACAGCATTAGCATTCATTTTCTCTGGAAAAACAATAGGTATATATATCCTAAACTATTATTCAAATGCCAAAGATTTAACTTTACCTACAGCGTTTTTAGGGAATACCTCGGCTGATGCATCTATAAAAATATACTTATATCTTGCCTTAGTGGTTTCAATTTTAGCTTTAGTGTTACCATTATTTCAGAACTTATCTGCTCGTAACCTAGCAGTACAAGAAGAAAGCTGGCTTAGAAAAAAGATACTGTCACACTTATTTGATTTAGGTGGAATGGAAATACCCGAAAATAAAACGGGAGCTATATTATCTACGATAGTGGATGGAAGTGAAAAAGTTTCCTACTATTTGCAGACTTTCTATGGACAAGTTTTTGCATCTTTTAGCGTACCAGTGTTCACAGTGGTGTTGATTAGTGTATTCATCGATCCTATTTCGGGTATAACTTTACTGTTATGTATACCGTTAATACCTCTTATAGTTGGTATGGCGCAAAAGTTATTTAGGAAAGTTTCATCTAAGTCCAGAAATGCTAGAGTTCGCCTAGCTGGACAATACTTAGAAGCAATACAAGGTATTGTCACTTTGCGTTTACTAAATGCTCATAAAGTAAAGGAAAGTGAACTTGCTGAATACGGAGAAAATAATAGAAAAGCAATTATGAGCCTATTGGCTTCTAATCAGTTAATTATTTTCGTTGTAGACGCCGTGTTTTCACTATTTTCGGTAACAATTACAACATTTTTAGCAACATATCGTTTATATACAGGTTCTATTGCTATTGACAGTGCAATAGCTTTGATATTAGTTTCTATTGTTTTCATGGAGCCTTTAGATCAAGCAGCCGCTTTCTTCTATGTCGGTATGGGAGGGATGGCAAGTAAACGCAAGATTCAAGAAATCTTCCGTATGAAAACTTATAAGGATTCAGACCACGAATCCAACTCATATATGATTTATAATATTATGTATCATAAAGATGATAATAAAGCTCTTTCTGTGAATAATTTATCGTTTAAATATAATGTTTTTTCTAATAAAAATATTCTAGATAACCTTACATTTGATGTATATAAAGGTGAAAAAATAGCTATTGTTGGACCTAGTGGTAATGGTAAATCAACTTTAATAAAAATATTGAAAGGCTATTTGTTACCTACTCAAGGTAGTGTAATAGTGAAAAATATACCTTTTGGTTTAGAAAATATAGATATAGTTAGACAAAACTCTGCTTTCGTTAGCCAGAGTACATGGCTCTTTAACATGAGCATTAAAGATAATTTGTTGCTTTCAAAACCCAACGCTAGCGAAGAACAAATTTGGGATGCTTTAGAAAAAGCTTATATAGCTTCTGAAATTAAGAGCTTGCCTATGGGATTAGACACAATAGTAGGGGAACAGGGGATAAGTATATCAGGTGGACAGGCACAGCGTTTATCAATTGCAAGAGCCTTTCTTTCAGATCGCGACATTTTGATATTTGATGAACCAACTTCGCAAATTGACCTTATTTCTGAAAAGAAAATATTAGAGTCCATACGAAACATTCCTCGTGATAAAACTCTAATCATGGTAACTCACCGTCCTAATAACTTAGGAAGTGTAAACCGTATATTTTATATTGAAAACGCAAAGCTTCGTATAGAAACTGTAGAGCTAAAAAATAGTGATGACATAAGCAGGGGTGAAGAATGATTCAAATAGTCAAGTGGCTTATAAGCATAACTCGTCACGTTTTGTCGCCTTTGTTTATTTCTACAATTTGTAGGATACTTGATCAATTTTTAGGCATTAGTCTATATCTGATTTCCGTATGGTCTATTTTTAAAATATACTCTTTTAGTCAAACTGATGGTCCAGATTATTCCTTCATTTTTAAAGTCCTTATTGCTCTTGTAATTATTGCTTTATCTAAGGCATTTTTGCGTTATGGAGAACAATTTTTTGGACACTATGTTGCTTTCAAATCTCTAGAGTTGCTTAGAAGAGAGCTATTTGCAAAGCTATGGCCACAAGCTCCAGCTGTAATGTATAAAGCCAATAGTGGAGATTTATTAGCAGTTGCTACAAAAGATATAGATCGTATTGAGGTATTTTTTGCTCATACTTTTGCTCCAGCTGTTTCTGCAATAGTGGTTTCAGCAACTGCTATCGGATTTGGATTTTATTTTACTAATTCCTCTGTTGCACTTGTTGCTTTATTCTTTGTGTTCTCATCATTAGTTGTAGTTCCTTTATATGGTCAACGTAAAATAATTTCTTTACAAAATGAGTACATTTCTAAACGTGGGGTAATGGCTGCTCACATGACTGACTCATTGCAAGGCATTAACGAAATCATAGGGTATGGTGCAGAAAATAAACGTTTAGATGAACTAGACAATCTTCATAAGGATATTTTATCTAGTATAAGCTACACGAATACAGTTTTTGCCGCTAGACGTGGTATAAATAATTTCATTTGGGTTATACAAATTCCTATTTTGTTTATCACAGGAATTCACACTCATGCTCAGATTGTAAACTTAGTATTATTTATAGTTGCTACTATACGTTTAAATGAAGTTTTGCGTGGGGTAGAGGGGTTTTCAACTGATTTGAACGCTTCGCTTGCTTGTGCTAAGCGCTTGTATGAAATATGTAATACTGAGCCCATAGTAAGTAATGATGGGGAAGAAGTTGAGCAAGCTGATTCGTATGGAATCAAAATCAATAATTTATATTTTACTTATCCAGGAACTGAACGTGAAGTTTTAAAGAATATAAACCTAAACTTTGCTCCGAATACTTGGTCTTGTATTGTTGGCTCAACAGGTTGTGGTAAATCTACGTTGATGAATTTAGTTCAACGTTTTTTTGAGCCCAAAACAGGGGAGATTTTGCTTAACGGAAAAAATATTAATGCTATAAGTGTTGATTCTTTGAGAACTTGTGTAAGTTTAGTGACGCAAAATACTTATCTTTTCAACGATACTATTTTAAATAATTTACGTTTAGCTAATCCTAATGCTAGTGAAGAAAAGATTTGGAACGCTTTGCGTATTGCTTGTTTGGACGAAGAGATAAAGGGATTTGATTTAGGTTTGCAAACGTTAGTGGGTGAAAAAGGTAAGTCTTTATCTGGTGGTCAAGTTCAGCGTTTATGTTTAGCTCGTGCTGTTTTATTGAACTCTAAAGTGCTGATATTGGATGAGTTTACTGCACATCTTAACACTGAATTAGAAGAAAAAGTGCGTTCTCGTATACGAAAGTATCTACCAAATACGACAATTATTGAGATAACTCACCGTTTGGATGCTATAAAAGACGCTGACCAAGTTGTTGTCATGGATAGTGGCAAAGTAATAGAACAGGAAAATCCAAGCGTATTATTACATAATGAATACAGTGCTTTAAATACTTTATTGCGCAGAGGAGTATAGATTCATATTTTCCCTTTTTTGTACTTACACTTTAAGTAAGTCTTGCAAAGCTGTATTTTCTATTTTTCAAAAGGGGAGTGAGCATAATGCTCAGAAAACGAAGAAAACAATGTTTTGTCTGTAACCCTGTTCTTTCAAGCTTCAGTAAAGTGTTTATCGTCACTCTCAATGTTGCTGTAGCTTCGATTTATGGTACTGTTAGTGTTTCAGCTTTAACATCGAAATTATGTATTACTGTTACATCCACACCAAACCAATACTTCACCTACAAATCACCTACATAACCAATATGCTAGTAATATAAACACTAATCAGTCTAGTGTTGAAGACTATATTAATGGTGAACACTAAATGTACTTTTTTACTAACCATGAAACTTATGTAGTGTTTCACAAAAACATTAAGAACACAACGCTAACAAACAGATAAGACTTTAGTTTATAACACAAAAATATTAATTTTCGTTTTTTTCGTTTTGGTTGTTGTTTTTGAGTATTCATTCTATATAAAATATTTTTATAACTAAACGGAAGTAAAAGGAATATAAGGATGGGTAATACTACAAAAAATAAGAATATGCTTAGAAATATACCTCCAAGTAAAGATGTAGAAAATAGGCAAAGGTTTGATGAAATAACACAAGGAATTTTCTTTCCTTCAGATAAAAATGTAAAAAATCTTGATGAAGTTATTGATATTTTAGATAAACAAATTAGCCTAAAGATAGTAACTAGTGAAAATGAAGAGATTGAATTACCTGAAAATGTATGTGATATTTTAATGTCTGTATTAAATGGAATGTCCGAAGGTAAAGCTATCCAAATACTACCATTAGACCAAAAATTAACCACAACTCAAGCCGCTGATTTTCTAGATATCTCACGTCCAACACTAGTAACGCTATTAGAAGAAGGGAAAATCCCTTACGAAAAACCGAGAAGGCATAGACAAGTATATCTTAGTGATCTTATAGCTTTCAAAGAAAAACAACGTGCAATACGCGAAGAAGTGCTAGTAAACCTTACGATACAGGCAGACAGAATAGGTGCATACGATTATATCGAGGAAAACTAATGTTATATAAAGTCGTGTTAGACACTAATGTACTTGTTCCTAGTATTCTACGAGATGTTTTACTATCGTTAGCTAACGAGGAAATATATAAACCTGTATGGAGTAACGAAATCTTAGAAGAACTAGAAAGAACTCTACTAGTAAAACTAGAAGTAGGGGAAGGGCAAATAAAATATTTATTTGAACAATTCAAAATATTTTTCCCAGACTCTTGTTATGACTTATCCCTTTATAGTCAAACTAAGCCTGTTGGGTTAAAAGATAAAAATGATGAACACGTAATAAGATTGGCACTCGTTAGTGGCTCCGAAACTATAGTTACAGAAAACCTGCAAGATTTCCCTAAAGAAAAATTACCAGAAGATATAGAGGTTATAAACTCTAAAGAATTCCTTTTAAATCAACTAGATTTAGAACCAAAAGAATTCTTCAAAGCACTAGAAAATGTTTCCTATCGTCAACAAAAAAGAGGAAAAAACTTATCCGTATTAGACATACTACAAATACTAGAAGAAAAACATAACTGTAAAGGAATAATCAAAGAAGTAAAACAATACGGATACACCTTTAATAATGAATAAACAAACGCTAAGAACACAACGCTAGCATTCTCCTTATTTAGAACGAAATAGTAAGTATATGGAAATGTATAAGAAAAATTGGGGAGACATGAAATATAGAAGAGAAAATACTTGTAGCTTCTTTTTAAAGTAAAATCTGACATAATATATATTATCGGATAACTATTATATGTTATTGGTGAAGTATGTACTTTTATAACTTATATACACTGACTTACTGTATTAAATAAATTATTATAAACTCTAGTAATAAATTCTTATTAAGAACATGTTTATAAAGCAGTCATTTTTAAATATAGCTTTTTGTGCCCATATTAATGTTATATAAACTCACTTATTATTTCCTTGCTTCTTACTATATTAAATACACCTACAAACCTTTATTTATTAGATATTCTTATGAACGTAATATTGAAAAAAATCGTAAAAAATATTATAATATGTGACTAGCGTTTTATTTTTTAAGGATTAAAATTGGCAAATCGTTCATTACGAGGCATGGGCCTTGGAAATCAAAGTTTAGAAACAGAAGACGGCGTTGTTTTAGCAAAACGTTATGATTGTGATTACTTATGTATAAATGGTCATGAATTTTCTATTACTTTTGCTCTAGATGTACAGCCTCCAAAGACTTGGGAATGTCATTGTAGTGCAAAAGCTTATCTAAAAGGTGGAGAAGATTTCGAAGCTGACTTGAAAGTAATGCATGCTCAGCGAACACATTGGGATATGCTTATTGAACGTCGCTCTGAAGAAGAACTTGAAGAGTTACTAGAACAACAGTTACAAGCTTTACGTAATGGTGATTTACGTCGTAGAAGCTTTACAATGTAGAATAAAGTTTTTATTTTGCCTCAAGATTCCCCTAAGAAACTGGGAGTTTTGAAGCATTTTATTTGCTAACAATAAGGCAAAGTTATCCGTCAGCTCAAAGTTTTTTAGGGAAAAGCCATTTGACCTGACTGTTTATTCAAATAAGTGTTTTCTCACCTACGCTATTTTATTTTCTTTATAAAAGTGATTGATTACTTCCGCTAGTTTTCGTGGGTTTTCCTCATTAATTACATGTCCAGCTTTTTCAATCATAACTAAGGTAGAATTAAGTAAAATACTGTTCATTTCTTTGGCAGCTTTTTTGTTAAAAGTATCTTTCTCACCAAAAATAATTAGAGATTTAGTTTCAACCTTTGATAAATCATTTGTGAAATTTATATTTTCCATACTTTTTAGTATGTTGATAAAGTTTTCTTTGGAAAATCCAGTCTTAGAAAACTTTGTTGCAGGTAAGAATTTGAATATTACACTTTGAAGCTTCAGTAGGAATCTAGGCATTTTATACTGCCCATTTACTATTACAATTGAATTAACTTTATTTGGAAAATCTATAGCATAATTTAATGCTAGTACTCCTCCAAGGGAAAGTCCAACTAGGTTTATCTTGGAATCATCTTTAGCGCATACTTCTTTTAGATTTTCATACAAAACCGAGTAATCTAGTACAGTATCATTAGCGGTAAAATCTATGTATTCAATATTAGTAGTAAGAAGATTATCTCTTACTTCATTCCAACTTTTGCTATCTTGACCTAAGCCATGTATAAAAATATTTCTCATAATTTCTTTTTCTAACCTATTTGAGTATAACGAGCACTTCCCTATTTACTATCTACACATCTATGGAATTTTCTGAGGATTTATAAATAACTCTAATAAAAAGTGCCTGCTTTAAAAAGAAGGCACAATTTAGAAAGTATAAAATTAAACGATATTTTTCTTTGCTCTGTATCTAGATAAGTCATCTTGACCATTAGCAAGTTCGTCTGCACGTTGTGAAGGAAATTTAACAAGAGTACCTTCTACTTCACGCCATACGCTACCTATAGCTATGCCAAAGACACCTTGTCCTCCTTGAACTAAGTCAAAGATTTCATCCGCACTAGTGCATTCATATACAGTAGCTCCGTCACTCATCAAAGTAATACTAGCTAAATCATCAACATTACGTGATTTTAAATGGTCAATAGCTTCTCGGATTTGTTGTAGTGAAACACCAGTATCTAAAAGGCGTTTAACAACTTTTAGTACCAAAATATCACGGAAAGAATAAAGCCTTTGTGAACCAGAGCCTTTAGCGCAACGAATAGTAGGCTCTACTAAACCTGTCCTAGCCCAGTAGTCTAATTGGCGGTAAGTAATGCCAACAGCCTTACTGGCTACAGGACCACGATATCCAGTTTCCATATCTAAATCAGGCAAACCATCATCGAATAAACGGCCTTGAGGACGTTGTAACTTAGGTTCGTTTTTGTTTGCGTCCATAAAAGTTATCCTTCAATAAATCTTGCTAACAGTAAAACTTTATAGCATAGATTTAAAACTTCAAGTATATAAACCCTAATGTTCAACTTTAAGTTTAAAAATAGTTTTACACAGGGTAATTACTGTAGTCTCTCAATCTGGTCATGCAATAATTCAGATTGCAATCGTACAATCAAATCACCTAATTCATGAGCCCTATTAGCACATCTTTCTTTAGCTATAGATGACTTATTCGTACGGATATGTGATGTCACTCTATCGATGCTGTCAGCAAAGTTCAAAGACGCTATGAAAAGAGGACGTAATTTACGAATATCTACACCAGCTCTAGTCAGTTCCTTGATAAAACCAACTATTTTTATAGAAGAAACACGGAATCTACCAACTACATCAGTTTGTAGGAAACCATATTTAACCATTTCATCAAGTTCATCTTTTTCTAGACCTGTGTAATCCAGTAGTTCCCTAGTAGTAATATATTCAACAGATGGTAGAACAGTATTTCCATCTCTAGAAATAACTTTTACCTTTGAAACTTCTTCAATCTTTTTACCTAGGTCAAGCATTTCTAGATTACTTAAAATAATATCTAAAGGTAAGAAAGAATCACGCTGAGCCGAGATAGCGTAACGCAAACGCTGATAATCAGCTTGAGAGAATTTTCTAAAGCCGCCCTCTGAACGAGAAGGATTTACGATTCCTTTTTCATTCCAATGTCTAATCTTAGATAAAGTAACTGATGGAAATTCTTTAGCTAATAAGTCACGAACTTCACCAATAGTCATAGTAGGTTCGTGAGAAACATTGTGAGGCCAATACCCTTTTTCTGTCCTATTTGTAGAAAAATTACGAACACTGCTAGTGTTAGTCAAGGTTTACTCCTTTTACACTAGTATGATAAGTCAAACGAAATTTGCCAATTTGTACTTCGTCCCCCACTGATAGTTCACATGTATCTACGAGTTCACGGTTAACATAAGTACCATTTAAGCTACCAGCATCACGAACCAAAAATCCTCCATTTGATGCTTCAAAAATTGCGTGCTTCCTAGATACAGTAACATCATCTAAAAAGATATCGCTATCAGGATGACGACCTACAGTAATTGTCTGGCTATTCAAAAGAAAACGTGAACCTACACTAGGACCACTTTTAACAATCAACAAAGCACTTCCAAATGGCAAAGCCACAACTGCTGCTTTATCCTCTTCTGAAAGAATAGCGATAGCAGAAGAATTCAAATCATCTGTTGAAATAGCACCAAATATTGCGGTCGAAGTAGGATCGATAACTTCATCATCAATCATGAGTCCTCCTTGAAGTGCTAGTAAAGTAAACAGATACCTTTAAGTTTAGAATTAAAATCTGAATAAATAAAGATGAAAAAATAAAAACTAAAATTTGAAAACTTTAAAATTTAGCTAAGAGTTACAATTTGATTAAAAAATCTTGCAATTTTTCTATATTTTCCTACAAAGAATAAACAGAAAAAACTGAAGCCAGTTCTACTTTTAATAATTCGTATATAGAACTGACTCCATATTTTAACATTTTATTTACATTAATTTACGCTCTGTGTTCTCAAAGATTTGAGAGCTAAATCGTAATTTTCAACTATTAGCTTTCGCAATACATGAGGAGCTGAAAGGTTAGTTGTCAACCAGTTACGAGTCTTCTCTAAAACTGGATTGTAATCAGGTAGTACATCTGCAACGTAAAATGTCTTAGGGAACAAACCGTGAGTTATATGACGTGCCATAACTATAGATCGCTCATTCCAAAGCTGCTCAATACGTTCAAAATACTTATCAGCATATACTAGCTTTTCTTCATCTGATAAATGAGTATTAAATCCATCTAGCAGAGCTAATAATTGCTCATTACTTAGGGTTTTATTTGTACATATTTCTTCAAATAGAGCTTGTTTTTTACCGTCACCTAAGATACTAGCTTTAGCTCTCATATATCCTATAATGCCCTCTCCACTTGGATCTTTTTCTTTCAAAGCATCCAAATCAGACAAATCATAGACATTATAAATAGCTAAAACTCTTGCTACTTGCCACATCAACTGTAAATCAGTTTCAAAATTATCTACGTTATTATTTACAAGTTCCAAAAGTTTTTCAGCATGGGTATCTTCAGCAAAATCAGCAGAATCTAATCTTGAAGCAAAGTTTAGATATGCTTTAGCCCAAGCCAGTTTTAGATCATAGCTAGGTGCATCTAAAATTATTGAATGAGTAAAACGAGCTAGCGAAGCAAGAGCTGTACGAGAATTTTCAGGTTTCATACATGATACAAGTGTTTGAGTCTGATCTAGAACACACTGCACAATCGCATCGTTTTCTTCCCTATGCAAGTTGTTTAAAACGATTTCTAAATAAGTATTTATTGGGAGTATACCATCTCGTGCCTGTGTAAATAGAGACAACCAAAGCACTGCTCTTGTTAATGAGCTTTCTATGGTATGCATTCCTTTAACTAAGTTTGATACAGAAGTATCATCTACTCGTGTAATCGCATAGGTCAAATCTTCATCATTTATGACCAAAACATCCGGCTTAGCAAGTCCTACAGCTGAGTCTATATCTACTGTCTCATCAGCTAGTTCCACATCTAGGCATTCATAACGAACAAGTTTAGGATTGGATGAGTTTTCCTCAGATATAAAGCGATACAAACCAAGTTTTAACTGATGAGGACGAATAACCTTTTCACCACTTACAGTTATGCATTCTTGCTTTAGAGATAAAGAAATAATCTCATCACCTTCACTAGCTATACGTGCTGTAATAACTGAAGCATTAGTTGTATTCAGCCACTTTTCAATCCAGTCATCAAAATCTTTATCAATAACTTTATTCAAAGACTTAGTTAAATCAACCAAAGTTGTAGCTTTATAAGCATTGTGTTTAAAGTAGTCAGCAGCTGCTTTAAAGAAGTTTTCCTCCCCTACCCACGCAACTAGCTGTTTCAAAACAGAAGCACCTTTAGCGTAAGTAATGCCATCGAAGTTTTCAGAAGCAGCATCAACATCTTTTATATCAGCAAGAATAGGGTGAGTTGTAGGCAAAGAGTCTTGCTGATATGCCCAAGCTTTGCGTCTACATGCAAAAGCAGACCAAGCCTGCTTATACTTCGTAGCAAAAGCTGTTGTAAAAGTACCTTGATGGTCAGCAAAAGATTCTTTCAACCATAAATCATCCCACCAAAGTGGAGTAACTAAGTCTCCAAACCACATATGACACATCTCATGCAAAATAGTATTGGCACGGCTTTGTCTATCAGCAATAGTTGGAGTGTTCTTAAATAAGAATTTCTTTTCACTATATGTAATACAACCTGGATTTTCCATAGCTCCTATATTGTATTCAGGAACTAAAATTTGATCATATTTACCCCATGGGTATGGATAATCATAGTTTTTATTGTAGAACTCTAAACCACACTTCGTTACATACAAGAAATCTTCATAGTCAAAGTACTTTGATAAACTTTGTCTACAGTAAACGCCCAAATCAATTTTTTGTCCACTATTAGGATCTACGTATTCTTCAGTGACTTTGAAATATTCACCAGCAACAATTGCTGTAATATATGAAGATAGTTTTGGA encodes:
- a CDS encoding ABC transporter ATP-binding protein/permease; translated protein: MLPQIFSKKTKKEKLSEEDKIRIAVSSSKGKIHIVQNYILSSLGTICTALAFIFSGKTIGIYILNYYSNAKDLTLPTAFLGNTSADASIKIYLYLALVVSILALVLPLFQNLSARNLAVQEESWLRKKILSHLFDLGGMEIPENKTGAILSTIVDGSEKVSYYLQTFYGQVFASFSVPVFTVVLISVFIDPISGITLLLCIPLIPLIVGMAQKLFRKVSSKSRNARVRLAGQYLEAIQGIVTLRLLNAHKVKESELAEYGENNRKAIMSLLASNQLIIFVVDAVFSLFSVTITTFLATYRLYTGSIAIDSAIALILVSIVFMEPLDQAAAFFYVGMGGMASKRKIQEIFRMKTYKDSDHESNSYMIYNIMYHKDDNKALSVNNLSFKYNVFSNKNILDNLTFDVYKGEKIAIVGPSGNGKSTLIKILKGYLLPTQGSVIVKNIPFGLENIDIVRQNSAFVSQSTWLFNMSIKDNLLLSKPNASEEQIWDALEKAYIASEIKSLPMGLDTIVGEQGISISGGQAQRLSIARAFLSDRDILIFDEPTSQIDLISEKKILESIRNIPRDKTLIMVTHRPNNLGSVNRIFYIENAKLRIETVELKNSDDISRGEE
- a CDS encoding PIN domain-containing protein — encoded protein: MLYKVVLDTNVLVPSILRDVLLSLANEEIYKPVWSNEILEELERTLLVKLEVGEGQIKYLFEQFKIFFPDSCYDLSLYSQTKPVGLKDKNDEHVIRLALVSGSETIVTENLQDFPKEKLPEDIEVINSKEFLLNQLDLEPKEFFKALENVSYRQQKRGKNLSVLDILQILEEKHNCKGIIKEVKQYGYTFNNE
- a CDS encoding MerR family transcriptional regulator; translation: MDANKNEPKLQRPQGRLFDDGLPDLDMETGYRGPVASKAVGITYRQLDYWARTGLVEPTIRCAKGSGSQRLYSFRDILVLKVVKRLLDTGVSLQQIREAIDHLKSRNVDDLASITLMSDGATVYECTSADEIFDLVQGGQGVFGIAIGSVWREVEGTLVKFPSQRADELANGQDDLSRYRAKKNIV
- a CDS encoding alpha/beta fold hydrolase, which codes for MRNIFIHGLGQDSKSWNEVRDNLLTTNIEYIDFTANDTVLDYSVLYENLKEVCAKDDSKINLVGLSLGGVLALNYAIDFPNKVNSIVIVNGQYKMPRFLLKLQSVIFKFLPATKFSKTGFSKENFINILKSMENINFTNDLSKVETKSLIIFGEKDTFNKKAAKEMNSILLNSTLVMIEKAGHVINEENPRKLAEVINHFYKENKIA
- a CDS encoding helix-turn-helix domain-containing protein; translated protein: MGNTTKNKNMLRNIPPSKDVENRQRFDEITQGIFFPSDKNVKNLDEVIDILDKQISLKIVTSENEEIELPENVCDILMSVLNGMSEGKAIQILPLDQKLTTTQAADFLDISRPTLVTLLEEGKIPYEKPRRHRQVYLSDLIAFKEKQRAIREEVLVNLTIQADRIGAYDYIEEN
- a CDS encoding RNA polymerase-binding protein RbpA, producing the protein MANRSLRGMGLGNQSLETEDGVVLAKRYDCDYLCINGHEFSITFALDVQPPKTWECHCSAKAYLKGGEDFEADLKVMHAQRTHWDMLIERRSEEELEELLEQQLQALRNGDLRRRSFTM
- a CDS encoding ABC transporter ATP-binding protein, whose protein sequence is MIQIVKWLISITRHVLSPLFISTICRILDQFLGISLYLISVWSIFKIYSFSQTDGPDYSFIFKVLIALVIIALSKAFLRYGEQFFGHYVAFKSLELLRRELFAKLWPQAPAVMYKANSGDLLAVATKDIDRIEVFFAHTFAPAVSAIVVSATAIGFGFYFTNSSVALVALFFVFSSLVVVPLYGQRKIISLQNEYISKRGVMAAHMTDSLQGINEIIGYGAENKRLDELDNLHKDILSSISYTNTVFAARRGINNFIWVIQIPILFITGIHTHAQIVNLVLFIVATIRLNEVLRGVEGFSTDLNASLACAKRLYEICNTEPIVSNDGEEVEQADSYGIKINNLYFTYPGTEREVLKNINLNFAPNTWSCIVGSTGCGKSTLMNLVQRFFEPKTGEILLNGKNINAISVDSLRTCVSLVTQNTYLFNDTILNNLRLANPNASEEKIWNALRIACLDEEIKGFDLGLQTLVGEKGKSLSGGQVQRLCLARAVLLNSKVLILDEFTAHLNTELEEKVRSRIRKYLPNTTIIEITHRLDAIKDADQVVVMDSGKVIEQENPSVLLHNEYSALNTLLRRGV
- the der gene encoding bifunctional cytidylate kinase/GTPase Der gives rise to the protein MKNIVVAIDGPSGSGKSSVSKQVAKTLNMAYLDTGATYRAATWWCLQNDIDFTNEEVVVSTIESMPLEMPLDPSVQKIICADTDITEIIRTDEITSKVSKVSTILKAREVLVQLQKQIIEDVLLEKSIIVEGRDITTVVYPQADIKLLITADERTRVIRRAKELYGDEYEKHIDTTFENSIGRDKKDSVVVEFMKASEGTTLVDTTLLDFDETVQTVLDMVEETIRDIQLESMLRESLNEYDLEDTDYSLLNDEEFWEEDYQDTQALPVLAIIGRPNVGKSTLVNRILGRREAVVQDKPGVTRDRVSYPAQWGRREFTLVDTGGWEVDVAGIDKAVASQAELAVQMADAVVFVVDATVGATASDERIVQMLRRSKKPVILAANKVDSQMQEADVAMLWSLGLGEPHPISALHGRGSGDLLDAAMEILPEVSSVAVPLPKDGPRRIALIGRPNVGKSSLLNTLAGQERVVVHDMDGTTRDPVDEMITLDDRNWWFVDTAGIRRRVHKTYGADYYASIRTAQALEKAELALVLFDASSPLAEQDVRVVQQAVDAGRALVIINNKWDLVDEERQKFLKYEQEKDLVQISWAPRVNISAKTGWHTNRLVRAIDQALDGWETRISTSKLNSFLGELVAEHPHPVRGGKQPRILFATQASAKPPRFVIFTTGFLDPGYRRFIERRLRETFGFVGTPIQISVRVREKRKRK